The following DNA comes from Moritella sp. 24.
TCCGCTCGACTTGCATGTGTTAAGCCTACCGCCAGCGTTCAATCTGAGCCATGATCAAACTCTTCAATTAAAGTTTTTTTGACTGATACCTAAAATCATTACTGATAATAAGTATCAAGTCGGCTCAATGAATTCTGTACTTCAACAACAAACCGAGGTTTATTGTTTATAAAACCAAATCTTTCGATTTAATTTAATGTTCATAATTACATTGATATAATTTTTGGTCATTATATCTCTGTAAGTACTCACACAGATTGCTTGAATAAATTGTTAAAGAGCATACTGAGCGGCTGTTGCCGTGTCAGTGAGGTCGCATTATAGAGATATGGATCACATTGGCAAGTGCTAATTTCAAAAAATAGAAAAAACAAATCAACAGGTCAAAAACCGAACAATAAAGCGATATACCAGACAAAACTTCACAAAAGAGATAAATAAGTCAATTTATCCTATCCATAAGCCCATTAAATACGGAATCGAATATCATAATTATTGTGCGGAACAATCGTTTGATGCAAACAGTCAATTTACCGATGTATGAATAGTGTTGATTCAAAATTGCAAAGAGATATAGAGAGATTTTAGATAAGCTAAAAAGAAAAAGATAAGAAGTAATATAATAGGGAAGTTATTGTAGCGGAAATAAAAAAGCCAGAGCGTGAGCTCTGGCTTCTAATACTATTTACTATTCTTCGTCAGCAGCTTCAACAGCTGGACGATCTACTAGTTCGATGTAAGCCATAGGAGCTTTATCGCCAGTACGTAGACCACATTTTAAGATTCGAGTATAACCGCCTGAACGGTTTTCGAAACGTGGGCCTAATTCTTTAAATAGTTTACCTACAACTTCATCGCTGCGGGTACGAGCAAATGCTAGACGACGGTTAGCTACGCTATCCGTTTTAGCAAGTGTAATTAGAGGCTCAACTACACGACGTAATTCTTTAGCTTTAGGCAGAGTCGTTTTAATGATCTCGTGACTAACTAAAGAACATGCCATATTACGGAACATAGCCTGACGGTGGCTGCTGTTACGATTTAGTTGACGACCACTCTTACGATGGCGCATGAACTTATCCTTCTTACAAAAATCTTTTGACTAGTGTTTACTATTCGTCAGCAATACTTGCTGGCGGCCAGTTTTCTAGGCGCATACCTAGAGAAAGACCACGCGAAGCTAGAACATCTTTAATTTCAGTTAAAGATTTCTTACCAAGGTTAGGCGTTTTAAGTAACTCAACCTCAGTACGCTGAACAAGATCACCAATATAGTGAATTGCTTCTGCTTTTAGGCAGTTAGCTGAACGAACAGTAAGTTCTAAATCATCAACAGGACGTAGCAGTATCGGATCGAACTCTGGTTTCTCTTCTTTCTGCTCTGGTTCCGTTACATCACGAAGATCAACGAAAGCATCAAGCTGTTCAGCCAGAATTGTAGCAGAACGACGAATAGCTTCTTCAGGATCTAATGTTCCATCAGTTTCCATATCGATTACTAACTTATCAAGGTTAGTACGTTGCTCTACACGAGCAGATTCAACATTGTAAGCAATACGGCTTACAGGGCTGAATGCAGCATCAACAAGCAAACGACCGATAGGACGCTCTTCATCATCAGCATGTACACGTGTAGAAGCAGGAACGTAACCACGACCTTTAGCAACACGAATACGCATACTGATATCTGCTTGACCGGTTAAATTACAAATCACATGTTCTGGATTTACAATCTCAACATCACCATCATGAGTGATGTCACCTGCCAATACAGGACCTGTACCTGACTTAGTTAAAGTTAGTAACGCTTCGTCTTTGCCTTCAAGTTTGATTGCAAGACCTTTCAAGTTAAGAAGAATTTCAAGAACATCTTCTTGAACGCCTTCTTTACTGCTGTACTCATGGAGTACGCCGTCGATCTCAACTTCTGTTACAGCACAACCTGGCATAGAAGAAAGTAGAATACGACGTAAAGCATTACCTAGAGTGTGACCAAAGCCACGCTCTAACGGTTCAAGTGTTACCTTGGCACGTGTTGAGCTAATTTGCTCAATATCAACAAGTCTTGGTCTTAGAAATTCTGTTACAGAACCCTGCATGTATGTCCTCTCTTATGAAGTTAACCTTACTTAGAGTAAAGTTCAACAATAAGCTGTTCGTTGATGTCTGCAGACAGATCAGAACGTTCAGGAACACGTTTGAAAACGCCTTCAAGAGTCTTACTGTCAACTTCAACCCAAGATGCTTTCTCGCGCTGCTCAGAAATTTCTAGAGCTGAAGCGATACGAGCTTGCTTCTTAGCCTTCTCGCGAATGCTAACTGTATCGTTAACTTTCACTTTGTAAGAAGGGATATTTACAACTTTACCGTTTACAACGATTGCTTTGTGGCTTACTAACTGGCGCGATTCCGCACGAGTTGAACCAAAGCCCATACGATAAACAACGTTATCTAGACGGCCTTCTAATAAAGCAAGTAGGTTTTCACCAGTGTTACCTTTTAGACGAGCAGCTTCTTTATATAAGTTACGGAATTGCTTTTCAAGTACACCGTACATACGACGAACTTTTTGCTTTTCACGTAGTTGTAAACCGTAGTCAGATAGACGAGGTTTACGAGCACCATGTACACCAGGTGCGTTATCAATTTTACACTTAGATTCAATCGCGCGTACGCCACTTTTCAAGAAAAGATCTGTACCTTCACGACGACTAAGCTTGAGCTTTGGGCCCAAATATCTAGCCATGTTCTTTCTCCAATATTCCTAAAAGCGTTATACGCGACGCTTTTTAGGTGGACGACAACCATTGTGAGGGATTGGTGTAACATCAGTGATGTTAGTAATTTTATAACCAATCGCATTCAATGCACGAATAGAAGATTCACGACCAGGACCAGGGCCCTTAACCATAACTTCTAAGTTTTTAAGACCGTACTCTTTAGCCATTTCACCAGCACGCTCAGCAGCAACCTGCGCAGCGAATGGAGTTGACTTACGAGAACCACGGAAGCCTGAGCCGCCTGCAGTTGCCCAAGATAAAGCATTACCTTGGCGATCTGTGATTGTCACAATAGTGTTATTGAAAGAAGCATGAACGTGTGCAATACCGTCAGCAACTTGCTTTTTAACGCGCTTACGAGCGCGAGTTGGAGTTTTAGCCATTACTCGTCAGCTCCTATTTCTTGATAGCTTTACGCGGACCTTTACGGGTGCGCGCATTTGTTTTAGTGCGTTGACCACGTAGAGGTAAGCTGCGACGGTGACGAATACCACGGTAACAACCGAGGTCCATCAGACGCTTGATATTCATACTTACTTCACGACGTAGGTCACCTTCTACAGTGTACTTACCTACTTCTTCGCGAAGAAGTTCTAGTTGAGCTTCTTCTAGCTCTCTGATCTTAGCTGTTTCAGCGATACCAGTTGCAGCACAGATTGCTTTCGCACGTGTTGCACCAATACCGAAAACACCAGTCAGGGCAATGACTGTATGCTTTTGATCAGGAATGTTAATGCCGGCTATACGGGCCACTATACCACTCCACTTAAGGGTTGAATAAAAGATTGCTCTCTTCGAAAAGCCCGTAAGGATACTCAGAAGAGAGATGTATTGCAATAGAAACTTGGAATAGATTTTTACATTTATTCCAAGTTCCTAATTTTTTGTTTAACCTTGGCGTTGTTTATGCTTTGGTTCAACACAGATTACGCGTACTACACCGTGACGTTTGATCACTTTGCAATTACGACAAATCTTTTTAACAGATGCACGAACTTTCATTTCTTACTCCGTAACTGTTATAGGACATGCTCAAACTAAATTATCGACCGTAGCCTTTTAAATTAGCTTTTTTAAGAACATCACCATACTGATGAGACATCATATGGGTCTGAACTTGAGCCATAAAGTCCATGATTACCACAACCATAATAAGTAATGACGTTCCACCGAAATAGAACTGCACACCCATAGCTTGTGTCATGAACAATGGTACTAGACAAATAAATGTAATATACAAAGAACCCGCTAGAGTCAATCGTGACATTACTTTATCTATATACCTTGAAGTTTGTTCGCCTGGTCTAATACCTGGGATGAACGCCCCGCTCTTCTTCAAGTTATCTGCCGTTTCACGTGGGTTAAATACCAACGCTGTATAGAAGAAACAGAAAAAGATAATCGCTGCTGCATAAAGCATTACATACAAAGGTTGTCCTGGCTGTAGAGCCAAGGAAATATCAGTAAGGAAAGATAAACCTTCATTCTGACCGAACCATTGTGCAAGCGTTCCAGGAAACAAAATTATACTCGAAGCAAAAATAGCTGGAATAACACCGGCCATATTAAGCTTTAACGGTAAATGCGTGCTTTGAGCTGCAAAAACACGTCGTCCTTGTTGGCGTTTTGCGTAGTTTACCACAATTCTACGCTGACCGCGCTCTACAAATACAACAAAGTATGTAACAGCAAAAACAACACCAGCTAACACTAACAATAACAGACCGTGAAGGTTACCATCGATAACCTGCTCGATTGTTTGTCCGATAGCTGGCGGCATACCAGCAACAATACCTGCAAAAATTAATATTGAGATACCATTACCAATACCGCGTTCGGTAATTTGTTCACCTAACCACATTAAGAACATAGTACCAGTTACTAAACTTACTACAGCAGTAAAGTAAAAACTTAACCCTGGATTATGGACAAGTCCATCAACCATGTTAGGTAAGCCTTTTGCAATACCGATAGCTTGGAAAGTACCTAAGAACAATGTTCCGTAACGGGTATACTGGCTAATTTTACGTCGTCCCGCTTCACCGTCTTTTTTCAATTCAGCAAGAGCAGGATGAACTACAGTTAATAACTGTATGATAATAGAGGCCGAAATAT
Coding sequences within:
- the rplQ gene encoding 50S ribosomal protein L17, producing the protein MRHRKSGRQLNRNSSHRQAMFRNMACSLVSHEIIKTTLPKAKELRRVVEPLITLAKTDSVANRRLAFARTRSDEVVGKLFKELGPRFENRSGGYTRILKCGLRTGDKAPMAYIELVDRPAVEAADEE
- the rpoA gene encoding DNA-directed RNA polymerase subunit alpha; amino-acid sequence: MQGSVTEFLRPRLVDIEQISSTRAKVTLEPLERGFGHTLGNALRRILLSSMPGCAVTEVEIDGVLHEYSSKEGVQEDVLEILLNLKGLAIKLEGKDEALLTLTKSGTGPVLAGDITHDGDVEIVNPEHVICNLTGQADISMRIRVAKGRGYVPASTRVHADDEERPIGRLLVDAAFSPVSRIAYNVESARVEQRTNLDKLVIDMETDGTLDPEEAIRRSATILAEQLDAFVDLRDVTEPEQKEEKPEFDPILLRPVDDLELTVRSANCLKAEAIHYIGDLVQRTEVELLKTPNLGKKSLTEIKDVLASRGLSLGMRLENWPPASIADE
- the rpsD gene encoding 30S ribosomal protein S4, which codes for MARYLGPKLKLSRREGTDLFLKSGVRAIESKCKIDNAPGVHGARKPRLSDYGLQLREKQKVRRMYGVLEKQFRNLYKEAARLKGNTGENLLALLEGRLDNVVYRMGFGSTRAESRQLVSHKAIVVNGKVVNIPSYKVKVNDTVSIREKAKKQARIASALEISEQREKASWVEVDSKTLEGVFKRVPERSDLSADINEQLIVELYSK
- the rpsK gene encoding 30S ribosomal protein S11, whose protein sequence is MAKTPTRARKRVKKQVADGIAHVHASFNNTIVTITDRQGNALSWATAGGSGFRGSRKSTPFAAQVAAERAGEMAKEYGLKNLEVMVKGPGPGRESSIRALNAIGYKITNITDVTPIPHNGCRPPKKRRV
- the rpsM gene encoding 30S ribosomal protein S13 gives rise to the protein MARIAGINIPDQKHTVIALTGVFGIGATRAKAICAATGIAETAKIRELEEAQLELLREEVGKYTVEGDLRREVSMNIKRLMDLGCYRGIRHRRSLPLRGQRTKTNARTRKGPRKAIKK
- the rpmJ gene encoding 50S ribosomal protein L36, whose amino-acid sequence is MKVRASVKKICRNCKVIKRHGVVRVICVEPKHKQRQG
- the secY gene encoding preprotein translocase subunit SecY, whose amino-acid sequence is MAKKPGLETNKSQGGLSELKSRLWFVLGAIIVFRAGSFVPIPGIDASVLATLFDSQKGTILEMFNMFSGGALERASIFALGIMPYISASIIIQLLTVVHPALAELKKDGEAGRRKISQYTRYGTLFLGTFQAIGIAKGLPNMVDGLVHNPGLSFYFTAVVSLVTGTMFLMWLGEQITERGIGNGISILIFAGIVAGMPPAIGQTIEQVIDGNLHGLLLLVLAGVVFAVTYFVVFVERGQRRIVVNYAKRQQGRRVFAAQSTHLPLKLNMAGVIPAIFASSIILFPGTLAQWFGQNEGLSFLTDISLALQPGQPLYVMLYAAAIIFFCFFYTALVFNPRETADNLKKSGAFIPGIRPGEQTSRYIDKVMSRLTLAGSLYITFICLVPLFMTQAMGVQFYFGGTSLLIMVVVIMDFMAQVQTHMMSHQYGDVLKKANLKGYGR